The nucleotide sequence CGTGAAGCGGCCGACCGGCCCATGGTCATCGGCGAGGATGTCGGCGTTGCGCCCATCCCCGTACCGAACGAGGGCGACACCAGCTACAGCACCTACGGCGGCCGCGCGCTGATCATCCTCAAGACCAATCCCGAGCGGCAAAATCTCGCCTGGGCGTTCGTCCAGTTCCTCATGGAAGAGGAGAACAACCGGCGCTTCATCACCGAGCTCGGCTACCTGCCCGTCCTAGAGAGCCTGCAAGACGACCCTTACTTCCAGGAACCCGCCCGCCGGCCCTTCGTCGAGGCTCTCGAGCACGCCGTCCTGCCCGAGATGACTGCCACCGCCGAAGCGGTTGCCAACGCTATCCAGGGAGTCTATCAAGAGGTCGTGGTCGAGGGCCGCGGCTCGCCCGAGGAGGCCGTGGAGATGGCGGCCGAAAGGGCTCGGCAGGAGTTGGAGTCGCGCTAGCCGTCGGGGTCGCGCGAGGCAGTCCTCGCGCGGCCGTTCGCCGAGGCGAAGGAGAGAGCGTGGTACAGCCCACCGTCACCGTCCGGCCCGCGCGCTCGCGGTTTTGGCAGCAGGTCTTTAAGCACAAGTGGGGCTACGTTTTCGTCGCTCCTTGGGTACTCCTCTTTGTCGTCTTCGGGTTTTATCCCTTGGCGCTGTCGTTCTACCTCACCTTTTTCGACTACTCGTTCACCAACCCCGAGCGCCTCACCTTCGTGGGCATCGGCAACTGGCTGCGCGGCCTCTCGGATCGCCTCTTCTGGCTGGCGCTCTTCAACATCATTTACAATCAGGTCGTCTTCGTCGTCCTCAAGAACAGCCTGGGGCTCGCCACCGCTCTGCTGTTAAAGGAAGCCCGCTTCTTGGGCCGCTTCTTCCGTACGATCTACTTCATGCCGGTCGTCACCTCGGTGGTCGTCCTCATGACCATCGGCGGCTACCTGACCAGCCCCAACGGCCCGCTGCAGAGCCTTCTCATCGATAGCGGCCTTTTCGCCGGCCCCATCTACTGGCAGTTCACCACCTGGCTGCCGATGCCGGTCATCGCACTTATCAATACCTGGAAGTGGTTCGGCATCTCGACCGTCATTCTCTTGGCGGGCCTCTATTCGATCGACAAGCAGCTCTACGAAGCCGCCGACATCGATGGGGCGAGCCCCTGGCAGAAGTTTCGCTTCATCACCTGGCCGCAGCTCCACCCGCAGATTTTCTTTCTCCTCATTATCGACCTTATCAACGGCCTGCAGATGTTCACCGAGGTATTCATGCTTTTTGACCTCTACGGCGGCCAACGCAACCAAGCGCTTACCCCCGTTCTCTACCTCTACGCTCAGGCCTTTGACCGCTCCAACATTGGCTACGCCTCGGTGTTGGGCCTGCTTCTAGCTGGCATCATCGCCGTCGGCACCTGGCTGCAGTTCAAGTTCTTCCGGCGAGACGTCTCGTGAGACGCTCCATCTGGACGCGGACCCTCGTCTACGGGCTGCTCGTCGTCGGGGCCT is from Deinococcota bacterium and encodes:
- a CDS encoding sugar ABC transporter permease; the encoded protein is MVQPTVTVRPARSRFWQQVFKHKWGYVFVAPWVLLFVVFGFYPLALSFYLTFFDYSFTNPERLTFVGIGNWLRGLSDRLFWLALFNIIYNQVVFVVLKNSLGLATALLLKEARFLGRFFRTIYFMPVVTSVVVLMTIGGYLTSPNGPLQSLLIDSGLFAGPIYWQFTTWLPMPVIALINTWKWFGISTVILLAGLYSIDKQLYEAADIDGASPWQKFRFITWPQLHPQIFFLLIIDLINGLQMFTEVFMLFDLYGGQRNQALTPVLYLYAQAFDRSNIGYASVLGLLLAGIIAVGTWLQFKFFRRDVS